In a genomic window of Candidatus Competibacteraceae bacterium:
- a CDS encoding SUF system Fe-S cluster assembly protein, protein MTTQTPVSNLPDAEEMEAKIIEALKTVYDPEIPVNIYELGLIYGINVDPLGDHADIQMTLTAPGCPVAGSMPEWVENAVRHGAGVESVNVELVWDPPWSQERMSMRAKLELNMV, encoded by the coding sequence ATGACCACACAGACTCCGGTTTCGAATCTCCCCGATGCCGAGGAAATGGAAGCCAAAATCATCGAGGCGTTGAAAACCGTTTACGATCCCGAAATTCCAGTCAACATTTATGAGTTGGGCCTGATTTATGGGATCAACGTCGATCCGCTGGGCGATCACGCCGACATTCAGATGACCTTGACCGCACCCGGTTGCCCGGTCGCCGGTTCGATGCCGGAATGGGTGGAAAATGCCGTCCGCCACGGCGCGGGCGTGGAATCGGTCAACGTCGAATTGGTCTGGGATCCGCCTTGGTCGCAAGAACGGATGTCGATGCGGGCCAAGCTGGAATTGAATATGGTGTGA
- a CDS encoding endonuclease domain-containing protein, with product MRGTRQYLSLPYNPALKQRARELRRAGNLSEVLLWNQLKNKQFLGLDFDRQKIIGNYIVDFYCAEKATVIEIDGSSHDDKADYDARRDAFLISLDLTVVHLLDCDVKSNLSGVLDFLRHQTVFTTPPLRGTPPKEGNE from the coding sequence ATGCGCGGTACTAGGCAATATCTCTCTCTTCCCTACAACCCAGCTCTTAAGCAACGCGCCAGGGAATTACGCCGCGCGGGAAATTTATCCGAAGTTCTGCTTTGGAATCAGCTAAAAAACAAGCAATTCCTCGGTCTTGACTTTGATCGGCAAAAGATTATCGGTAACTACATCGTTGATTTTTACTGCGCCGAGAAAGCAACCGTTATCGAAATTGACGGTAGTAGTCATGATGACAAGGCCGACTATGATGCAAGGCGGGATGCATTCCTTATAAGCCTCGATTTGACCGTTGTTCATCTGCTGGACTGCGATGTGAAAAGCAATTTATCGGGTGTATTAGATTTTTTGCGACACCAGACAGTGTTTACCACCCCGCCCCTGCGGGGCACCCCTCCAAAGGAGGGGAATGAATGA
- a CDS encoding DMT family transporter, whose translation MKRLYPLLFVFLWSTGFIGARFGLPHAEPLSFLLVRYLCVIVLMTALAVVSGAPWPKQWRDWCHIGVSGILIHAIYLGGVFIAIKHGLPAGIAALVVGMQPLLTALGAGWLLGERVSSRQWGGLVLGFIGVALVIGGKFGIQAQLGPMLVPGLAALLGITVGTLYQKRFCAGFDLRTGSVIQFVPSAIVTAIAIGLFTEFQIDWTPRFLFALAWLVLVLSIGAISLLNVLIHSGSAVNVASLFYLVPLSTALIAWALFGETLPLLSLAGMGLAVGGVYRVVRPAA comes from the coding sequence ATGAAACGCCTCTACCCATTGCTTTTCGTTTTTTTATGGAGCACCGGCTTTATCGGCGCGCGGTTTGGGCTGCCTCACGCCGAGCCGTTATCCTTTCTGCTGGTGCGCTATTTATGCGTGATCGTGCTCATGACCGCACTGGCGGTCGTCAGCGGTGCGCCGTGGCCGAAGCAATGGCGCGACTGGTGTCATATCGGCGTATCGGGGATATTAATTCACGCCATTTACTTGGGCGGGGTCTTCATTGCGATCAAGCATGGCCTTCCCGCCGGAATTGCGGCCCTGGTGGTCGGGATGCAACCGCTGTTAACGGCGCTCGGCGCGGGTTGGCTGCTCGGCGAGCGGGTCAGTTCCCGGCAGTGGGGCGGATTGGTGCTGGGCTTTATCGGCGTCGCGCTGGTGATCGGCGGCAAGTTCGGCATCCAAGCCCAACTCGGCCCGATGCTGGTTCCGGGGCTTGCGGCTTTGCTGGGCATCACGGTGGGAACGCTCTATCAAAAACGCTTTTGCGCCGGTTTCGATCTGCGCACGGGTTCGGTCATTCAATTCGTGCCAAGCGCCATCGTCACCGCCATCGCCATCGGTTTGTTCACCGAATTTCAGATCGATTGGACGCCGCGGTTCCTGTTCGCGCTCGCTTGGTTGGTGCTGGTGCTCTCCATCGGCGCGATTAGCTTGCTCAACGTCCTGATCCACAGCGGCAGCGCGGTCAACGTCGCCAGCCTGTTCTATCTGGTGCCGTTGAGCACCGCGCTGATCGCTTGGGCGCTGTTCGGCGAGACATTGCCTTTGCTGTCGCTGGCCGGGATGGGGCTGGCGGTGGGGGGCGTTTATCGGGTGGTGAGGCCGGCGGCATGA
- a CDS encoding restriction endonuclease subunit S, with translation MSNKTFTKTTPPLRGTPPEEGNVKIPTASEPPSKQNSPPLEGWQAKPDGVVPKLRFPEFRDVGDWENEFFEELYSFKLTNTYSRDMLSYEKGLVKNIHYGDIHKKFSALFNIENEVVPFISPSLSLLKIKPASYCVLGDMIFADASEDLGDIGKSIEIIKLNNEKLLAGLHTLLARQKNKKLAIGFGGYLFGSSKVREQIRKEAQGSKVFGISATRLLNIRISFPSDKKEQQKIADCLSSIDELIATQTQKISALKTHKKALMQQLFPAEGETAPKLRFAEFRDNGGWHTRQLGEFITERIQSLEEKLPLFSLTIETGITAKTERYERSFLVKNEEEAYKVVLPNDFAYNPMNLRFGAIARHSGAERVALSKYYNIFYCDQSVEARFCEYYFKSDNMVKFYDNMAIGSLIEKRRVHFNEFLKFTIRFPILKEQQKIADCLSSIDDLITAQTQKLEALKAHKKGLMQQLFPSADDASD, from the coding sequence ATGAGCAATAAGACCTTTACAAAGACCACCCCGCCCCTTCGGGGCACCCCTCCAGAGGAGGGGAATGTGAAGATTCCCACAGCATCCGAACCACCCAGCAAACAAAATTCCCCTCCTCTGGAGGGGTGGCAGGCGAAGCCTGACGGGGTGGTGCCTAAGCTGCGGTTTCCTGAGTTTAGGGATGTCGGTGATTGGGAAAATGAATTTTTTGAAGAATTATATTCTTTTAAGTTAACAAATACATACTCACGGGATATGCTGAGTTACGAAAAAGGTTTAGTAAAAAATATCCACTACGGTGATATACACAAAAAATTTTCTGCGTTATTTAATATCGAAAATGAAGTAGTACCATTTATAAGTCCGTCATTGTCGCTCTTAAAAATTAAGCCAGCTAGCTACTGTGTTTTAGGCGATATGATTTTTGCCGACGCATCGGAAGACTTAGGCGATATCGGAAAAAGTATAGAGATTATTAAATTAAACAATGAAAAACTATTGGCTGGATTGCACACTCTTTTAGCTCGGCAAAAAAATAAGAAATTGGCGATTGGGTTTGGCGGATATCTATTTGGGTCAAGCAAAGTTCGAGAACAGATTAGGAAAGAAGCTCAAGGCTCAAAGGTTTTTGGCATTTCAGCGACTAGGTTGTTGAATATTAGAATTAGCTTTCCTTCAGATAAGAAAGAACAACAAAAAATCGCCGACTGTCTTTCTTCCATCGATGAACTCATCGCCACCCAAACCCAAAAAATCAGCGCACTTAAAACCCATAAAAAAGCTTTGATGCAGCAGCTTTTTCCGGCGGAGGGTGAGACTGCGCCTAAGTTGCGGTTTGCTGAGTTTCGGGATAATGGGGGGTGGCATACTAGACAATTAGGTGAGTTTATCACTGAAAGAATTCAGTCTTTAGAAGAAAAGTTACCATTATTTAGTTTAACTATAGAAACTGGAATTACTGCAAAAACTGAACGCTATGAGAGATCTTTTTTAGTTAAAAATGAAGAAGAAGCTTATAAAGTAGTTTTACCTAATGATTTTGCTTACAACCCAATGAATTTGAGGTTTGGAGCAATTGCAAGACACTCTGGTGCTGAAAGGGTTGCATTATCTAAATACTATAATATCTTCTATTGCGACCAATCTGTAGAGGCCAGATTTTGTGAATACTACTTCAAAAGCGATAATATGGTTAAGTTTTATGACAATATGGCTATTGGGTCATTGATCGAGAAAAGGCGTGTTCATTTTAATGAATTTCTTAAATTCACGATTCGTTTTCCAATTCTGAAAGAGCAGCAAAAAATTGCTGACTGCCTCTCTTCTATCGATGATCTCATCACTGCCCAAACCCAAAAACTCGAAGCTCTTAAAGCCCATAAAAAAGGCCTGATGCAGCAACTCTTCCCCTCGGCGGATGATGCATCCGACTAA
- a CDS encoding SUF system NifU family Fe-S cluster assembly protein translates to MSDLRDLYQEVILDHNKRPRNFRILPQPTHRADGVNPLCGDRISVYLDIEDGIIKDIAFQGAGCAISSASASLMTEALKGKPVAEVDHLFDTFHNVVTTDCDCPKGLGKLGVLAGVRDYPSRVKCATLAWHAVRAALEEHKGPVATE, encoded by the coding sequence ATGAGCGATCTGCGCGACCTGTATCAAGAAGTCATCCTGGACCACAACAAGCGGCCTCGCAACTTCCGTATCCTGCCGCAACCGACCCACCGCGCCGATGGAGTCAACCCGCTGTGTGGCGATCGGATCAGCGTCTACCTCGACATTGAGGACGGCATCATCAAGGACATCGCCTTTCAAGGCGCGGGTTGCGCGATTTCCAGCGCCTCGGCCTCGCTGATGACCGAGGCGCTCAAAGGCAAGCCGGTCGCGGAAGTCGATCATCTGTTCGACACTTTCCATAACGTGGTCACCACTGACTGCGATTGCCCTAAAGGCTTGGGCAAACTCGGCGTGCTAGCCGGGGTACGCGACTATCCCAGCCGGGTCAAATGCGCCACCCTGGCCTGGCACGCGGTGCGCGCCGCGCTGGAAGAACACAAGGGACCGGTAGCGACCGAGTGA
- a CDS encoding type I restriction endonuclease subunit R — MLEQDIEQKLLEKLKDLKYAYRSDIRDRDALEQNFRKKFEALNRVHLTDSEFSRLLEQIIDPGVFANAQRLRERNTFEREDGTPLQYTLVNLKDWCKNSFEVVNQLRINTQNSHHRYDVMLLINGVPVVQIELKTLAISSRRAMQQIVDYKNDPGNGYTKTLLCFVQLFVVSNRSDTWYFANNDAEHFAFDADERFLPLYQFADVDNQKMTRLDAFADAFLSKCVLGEMISRYMVLVASERKLLMMRPYQIYAVRAIVDCIHQNRGNGYIWHTTGSGKTLTSFKASTLLKDNPDIDKCLFVVDRKDLDRQTREEFNRFQPGCVEENTNTETLVRRLLSTDYADKVIVTTIQKLGLALDGGNKRHYQQRLEPLRHKRLVFIFDECHRSQFGENHKAIKEFFPKSQLFGFTGTPIFEANAGYQQIEGQQASFLTTADLFEKQLHAYTITHAIEDLNVLRFHIDYFKGEGQGKPKSGETLARKAVVEAILAKHDAATNKRKFNALLATASINDAIDYYRLFAKIQARRRAEDDTFQPLNIACVFSPPAEGNKDVQQIQEDLPQEKADNQEAPEQKKAALKAIIADYNARYGTNHDLSHFDLYYQDVQKRIKDQKYPNRDLPRAQKIDVVIVVDMLLTGFDSQYLNTLYVDKNLKHHGLIQAFSRTNRVLNDTKPYGNVLDFRQQQEAVDAAITLFSGEKVERAKTIWLVDTATVVIDKLEQAVAALDTFMTSQRLACAPEEVANLKGDTARSQFINLFKEVQRLKTQLDQYTDLSKDNAAKIERVISQDQLQAFRGVYLETAQRLKAQQDKGGSDADPVQQLDFEFLLFASAVIDYDYIMALIARYTQAAPARQRVSREELIGLLSSTANLMNERDDIADYIGTLKMGEGLSEQAIRQGYETFKAEKNARQLAAIADQHGLDTAALQAFVDGIMGRMIFDGERLSDLLAPLGLGWKVRTQRELALMEDLIPLLHRLAQGREISGLGAYEQ; from the coding sequence ATGTTGGAACAAGACATAGAGCAAAAACTGCTCGAAAAGCTGAAGGATTTGAAATACGCCTATCGTTCGGATATCCGCGACCGAGACGCCCTAGAACAAAACTTCCGCAAGAAGTTCGAGGCGCTTAACCGCGTTCACCTGACCGACAGCGAATTTTCCCGCCTGCTGGAGCAGATCATTGACCCCGGCGTGTTCGCCAACGCCCAGCGCCTGCGCGAGCGCAACACCTTCGAGCGGGAGGATGGGACACCGCTGCAATACACCTTGGTCAACCTCAAGGATTGGTGCAAGAACAGCTTCGAGGTGGTCAATCAACTGCGCATCAATACCCAGAACAGTCACCACCGCTATGATGTCATGTTGCTCATCAACGGCGTGCCCGTGGTGCAGATTGAGCTTAAAACGCTCGCCATCAGTTCGCGTCGCGCCATGCAGCAAATCGTTGATTACAAGAACGATCCTGGCAATGGTTACACTAAAACGCTGCTGTGTTTCGTGCAATTATTCGTCGTCAGCAACCGCAGCGATACCTGGTATTTCGCCAACAACGACGCCGAGCATTTCGCCTTTGACGCCGATGAGCGCTTCCTGCCGCTGTACCAGTTCGCCGATGTCGATAACCAGAAAATGACCCGTCTCGACGCCTTTGCCGACGCTTTCTTAAGTAAATGCGTGTTGGGCGAGATGATCAGCCGTTATATGGTGCTGGTCGCGAGCGAGCGCAAGCTGCTCATGATGCGGCCTTATCAGATCTATGCGGTGCGGGCCATCGTCGATTGCATCCACCAGAATCGGGGCAACGGCTACATCTGGCACACCACCGGCAGCGGCAAAACGCTCACCTCGTTTAAGGCGTCCACCCTGCTCAAGGACAACCCGGACATCGACAAATGCCTGTTCGTGGTGGATCGCAAAGACCTCGACCGCCAGACCCGCGAGGAATTTAACCGTTTCCAACCCGGCTGCGTCGAGGAAAACACTAACACCGAGACCCTGGTACGCCGTCTGCTGTCCACCGATTACGCCGATAAAGTCATTGTCACCACCATTCAGAAGCTCGGCTTGGCGCTGGATGGCGGCAACAAACGCCACTATCAGCAGCGTCTGGAGCCGCTACGCCATAAGCGTTTGGTTTTCATTTTCGACGAATGCCACCGTTCCCAGTTTGGCGAGAACCATAAGGCGATTAAGGAATTCTTCCCCAAGTCGCAGCTTTTTGGTTTTACCGGCACCCCTATCTTCGAGGCCAACGCTGGCTACCAACAGATCGAGGGCCAGCAAGCTTCATTCCTGACCACCGCCGACCTTTTCGAGAAACAGCTTCACGCCTACACCATTACCCACGCCATCGAAGATCTGAACGTATTGCGTTTCCACATCGATTATTTCAAGGGCGAAGGGCAGGGCAAGCCCAAATCGGGAGAGACGCTGGCGCGTAAGGCGGTAGTCGAGGCGATTCTGGCCAAGCATGACGCCGCCACGAACAAGCGCAAATTCAACGCGCTTCTGGCCACGGCTTCTATCAACGACGCTATTGATTACTATCGCCTGTTCGCCAAGATTCAGGCGCGGCGGCGGGCAGAAGACGACACCTTCCAGCCGCTCAACATCGCCTGTGTGTTTTCGCCCCCGGCGGAGGGTAACAAGGACGTGCAGCAGATTCAGGAAGATTTACCGCAGGAGAAGGCCGATAACCAAGAGGCCCCGGAACAGAAGAAGGCCGCGCTGAAAGCCATCATCGCCGACTACAACGCCCGCTATGGCACGAACCATGATCTGAGTCATTTCGATCTGTACTACCAGGACGTGCAAAAGCGTATCAAGGATCAAAAGTATCCCAACCGTGACCTGCCGCGTGCGCAGAAGATTGATGTCGTCATCGTGGTGGATATGCTGCTGACCGGCTTCGATTCTCAATACCTGAATACGCTGTACGTCGATAAAAATCTCAAGCACCACGGTCTGATTCAGGCGTTCTCACGCACCAATCGCGTGCTGAACGACACCAAGCCTTATGGCAACGTGCTCGACTTTCGCCAGCAGCAGGAGGCGGTGGACGCCGCGATTACCCTGTTCTCCGGCGAAAAGGTCGAACGCGCTAAAACGATCTGGCTGGTCGATACCGCGACGGTGGTCATCGACAAGCTGGAACAGGCGGTCGCCGCGCTGGATACGTTCATGACCTCGCAGCGTTTGGCTTGCGCGCCGGAAGAGGTTGCCAACCTCAAGGGCGATACGGCTCGCAGTCAGTTCATCAATTTGTTCAAGGAGGTGCAGCGGCTCAAGACCCAGCTTGACCAGTACACTGACCTAAGCAAAGACAATGCCGCCAAGATTGAGCGGGTGATTTCACAGGATCAGTTACAAGCCTTCCGGGGTGTCTATCTAGAGACCGCGCAACGTCTTAAGGCACAACAGGATAAAGGCGGCAGCGACGCTGATCCGGTGCAGCAGCTTGATTTCGAGTTTTTGCTGTTTGCCTCGGCGGTGATTGATTACGACTACATCATGGCGCTGATCGCTCGCTACACCCAGGCTGCGCCCGCCCGGCAGAGGGTGAGCCGCGAGGAGTTGATTGGCCTGCTCTCATCGACTGCTAACCTAATGAATGAGCGCGACGACATTGCCGATTACATCGGTACGCTGAAGATGGGCGAGGGTTTGAGTGAACAGGCGATCCGCCAGGGTTATGAAACCTTTAAGGCTGAAAAGAATGCGCGGCAATTGGCGGCTATCGCGGACCAGCACGGTCTGGACACGGCGGCGCTGCAAGCCTTCGTCGATGGCATTATGGGCCGGATGATTTTTGATGGCGAACGCTTGAGCGATTTGCTCGCGCCGCTAGGCCTGGGTTGGAAGGTGCGCACGCAGAGGGAACTGGCCTTAATGGAGGACTTGATACCGCTGTTGCATCGGTTGGCACAGGGGCGGGAGATTTCGGGGTTGGGGGCGTATGAGCAATAA
- a CDS encoding ATP-binding protein translates to MIPRRLLDTLESALAEAPAVALLGPRQVGKTTLALAMVQGRAAIYLDLESEADRAKLAEPELYLSQHQDKLVILDEIQRTPQLFQSLRGLIDTGRRHGRGTGRFLVLGSASIDLLRQSSESLAGRIRYLELAPIDAAEAGRARLDALWLRGGFPESLLAVSDGASLRWRVDFIRTYLERDIPQLGPRIPAETLRRLWTMLAHQQGGLLNAAVLARALAVDGKTVASYLDLLVDLLLVRRLAPWHGNLRKRLVKSPKVYVRDSGLVHALLGIGDREALLAHPVAGGSWEGLAVESLIAVAPSGTEAHFYRSAAGAEIDLLLQLPGRRAPWAIEIKRGLTPKIERGFHLACETVEPEHRRVVYGGVERFPIAEGVEAVALNDLCEELSAA, encoded by the coding sequence ATGATACCGCGCCGATTGCTCGACACTCTTGAGTCCGCCTTAGCCGAGGCCCCAGCCGTGGCGCTGTTGGGGCCGCGTCAGGTCGGCAAAACCACCCTGGCTCTCGCGATGGTACAGGGTCGGGCGGCCATCTATCTCGATCTGGAATCCGAAGCTGATCGAGCCAAGCTCGCCGAGCCGGAGCTATACCTGTCGCAGCATCAGGACAAGCTGGTTATCCTCGACGAAATCCAGCGCACGCCGCAGCTTTTCCAGAGCTTGCGCGGGCTCATCGACACCGGGCGACGGCACGGCCGGGGCACGGGCCGCTTCCTCGTGCTGGGATCGGCATCCATCGATCTGCTCCGGCAATCCAGCGAGTCGTTGGCGGGACGCATCCGTTATCTGGAACTCGCTCCGATCGATGCCGCCGAGGCCGGCCGCGCGCGTCTCGACGCGCTTTGGCTGCGGGGCGGATTTCCGGAAAGCTTGCTGGCCGTGTCCGATGGGGCCAGCCTGCGCTGGCGTGTGGACTTTATCCGCACCTACCTGGAGCGCGACATCCCGCAGCTCGGACCGCGCATTCCGGCGGAGACGCTGCGCCGGCTGTGGACCATGCTCGCCCACCAGCAGGGCGGCCTGCTCAACGCCGCCGTGCTCGCTCGCGCCCTCGCTGTCGATGGCAAGACGGTCGCCTCCTACCTGGATTTGCTCGTGGACCTGCTGCTAGTGCGCCGCCTTGCGCCGTGGCATGGCAATTTGCGCAAGCGTCTGGTCAAGTCGCCTAAGGTGTACGTGCGCGACAGCGGGCTGGTGCACGCGCTGCTCGGTATCGGCGACCGCGAAGCGCTATTGGCGCACCCGGTCGCGGGCGGAAGCTGGGAGGGTCTGGCGGTCGAGTCGCTGATCGCAGTCGCTCCCAGTGGCACTGAGGCGCATTTCTACCGCAGCGCGGCGGGTGCCGAAATCGATCTGCTGCTCCAGCTTCCCGGCCGGCGCGCGCCTTGGGCCATCGAGATCAAGCGCGGGTTGACACCGAAGATCGAACGGGGGTTCCATCTGGCTTGCGAGACTGTCGAACCGGAACACCGTCGCGTGGTGTATGGTGGTGTCGAACGCTTCCCAATCGCCGAGGGTGTGGAGGCGGTTGCGCTCAACGACCTGTGCGAGGAGCTTTCCGCGGCATGA
- a CDS encoding type I restriction-modification system subunit M yields MTENDQRQLGQTLWAVADQLRGAMNADDFRDYMLSFLFLRYLSDNYEGAAKKELGRDYPEPTTQPNKPPLRLWYDANPEDIAEFEQQMRRKVHYVIKPEFLWSSIAEQARTQDGELLHTLQQGFKYIETESFQSSFQGLFSEINLDSEKLGKKYADRNAKLCAIVTRIAEGIAKFSTHSDVLGDAYEYLIGQFAAGSGKKAGEFYTPQQISTILSEIVTLDSQDPAAGKKKKLDKVLDFACGSGSLLLNVRKQLGPHGIGKIYGQEKNITTYNLARMNMLLHGLKDSEFEIYHGDSLLNEWPMLREANPARKLQFDAVVANPPFSYRWEPTEALGEDFRFKSYGLAPKSAADFAFLLHGFHFLGQEGVMAIILPHGVLFRGGAEERIRTKLLKDGHIDTIIGLPANLFFSTGIPVCILVLKRCKKPDDILFINASEYFEKGKRQNRLLPEHIDKIVSTYQFRKEEDRYSKRVTIERIAEEGYNLNISRYVSTAIADEVIDLSAVNSELAVLEEKIVATTKKHNEFLKELGLPLLP; encoded by the coding sequence ATGACTGAGAACGATCAAAGACAACTGGGCCAAACCCTCTGGGCTGTCGCCGATCAATTGCGCGGCGCGATGAACGCGGACGACTTCCGCGATTACATGCTTTCTTTCCTGTTTCTGCGCTACCTCTCGGACAACTACGAGGGGGCGGCCAAAAAAGAGCTGGGTCGCGATTACCCGGAGCCGACGACACAGCCGAATAAGCCGCCGCTGCGCCTGTGGTACGACGCAAACCCAGAAGACATTGCGGAATTCGAGCAGCAAATGCGCCGCAAGGTGCATTATGTAATCAAGCCAGAATTTCTCTGGAGCAGTATCGCCGAACAGGCTCGTACCCAAGACGGCGAGTTGCTGCATACCCTGCAACAGGGCTTCAAATACATCGAAACCGAATCCTTCCAGAGCAGCTTTCAGGGCCTGTTCTCGGAAATTAACCTGGATTCGGAAAAGCTCGGCAAGAAGTATGCAGATCGCAACGCCAAACTGTGCGCCATCGTCACTCGAATTGCCGAGGGCATCGCCAAATTCTCCACGCACAGCGATGTCCTGGGCGACGCCTATGAATACCTCATTGGCCAATTCGCCGCCGGTTCCGGTAAAAAGGCCGGAGAGTTCTACACACCGCAGCAGATCTCGACCATCCTCTCCGAGATTGTCACCCTCGACAGCCAGGACCCGGCCGCAGGCAAAAAGAAGAAACTTGACAAGGTGTTAGATTTCGCCTGCGGTTCCGGCTCGCTCCTCCTCAACGTGCGCAAACAGCTTGGTCCGCACGGCATCGGCAAGATTTACGGCCAGGAAAAGAACATCACCACTTACAATCTGGCCCGGATGAATATGCTGCTGCATGGGTTGAAAGATTCGGAATTCGAGATTTATCACGGCGATTCGCTGCTGAACGAATGGCCGATGCTTAGAGAAGCTAATCCCGCCAGGAAGCTACAATTCGACGCGGTAGTAGCCAATCCACCGTTTAGCTATCGTTGGGAACCCACCGAAGCCTTAGGCGAGGATTTCCGTTTCAAAAGCTACGGTCTGGCTCCCAAATCCGCCGCCGATTTCGCTTTTCTGCTACACGGCTTCCACTTCCTGGGTCAGGAAGGCGTAATGGCGATCATCCTGCCCCACGGTGTGCTATTTCGTGGCGGCGCTGAAGAGCGTATCCGTACCAAACTGCTCAAGGACGGTCACATCGACACCATTATTGGACTGCCCGCCAATCTCTTTTTCTCCACTGGCATTCCGGTCTGTATCCTGGTTCTCAAGCGTTGCAAGAAGCCGGACGATATCTTGTTTATTAATGCCAGCGAATACTTCGAGAAAGGCAAACGACAGAATCGTCTATTGCCAGAGCACATCGATAAAATCGTCTCGACCTATCAGTTTCGTAAAGAAGAAGACCGATACTCGAAGCGAGTAACAATAGAGCGGATTGCGGAGGAAGGCTATAACCTGAACATTTCACGCTATGTCAGTACCGCAATAGCGGATGAAGTGATCGACCTCAGTGCGGTAAATAGTGAGCTGGCGGTATTGGAAGAAAAAATCGTAGCGACTACGAAAAAGCATAATGAATTCCTTAAGGAGCTTGGTTTGCCGCTTCTTCCCTGA
- the serC gene encoding 3-phosphoserine/phosphohydroxythreonine transaminase, with protein sequence MSRPYNFSAGPAVLPEAVLEQAKAEMLDWRGSGMSVMEMSHRGKEFVSIAEQAEADLRELLAIPANYKVLFLQGGASGQFAMAPMNLLRGKNKADYLNTGQWSKKAISEAKKFCQVNVVASSESANFTTVPARDTWKCDPDAAYFHCTPNETIGGVEMHQIPEVGVPLAADMSSTLLSRPIDVSKFGLIYAGAQKNIGPAGLTIVILREDLMGQTVAGTPTMLDYATMAKEGSMYNTPPTYAWYIAGLVFQWLKAQGGLKAMGERNQAKADLLYKTIDESGFYRNPVDPAYRSWMNVPFILPDEALDKPFLAEAKSAGLVTLAGHRSVGGMRASIYNAMPLEGVKALVDFMADFQKRRG encoded by the coding sequence ATGTCACGCCCCTATAACTTTAGCGCAGGCCCGGCAGTGCTGCCCGAGGCGGTTCTGGAACAGGCCAAGGCCGAAATGCTCGACTGGCGGGGTTCCGGCATGTCGGTGATGGAAATGAGCCATCGCGGCAAGGAATTCGTCTCCATCGCCGAACAGGCCGAAGCCGACCTGCGCGAACTGCTCGCCATTCCGGCTAATTACAAAGTCCTGTTCCTACAAGGCGGCGCGTCCGGCCAGTTCGCGATGGCCCCGATGAACCTGCTGCGCGGCAAGAACAAGGCCGATTACCTCAACACCGGACAGTGGTCAAAAAAGGCCATTTCCGAAGCCAAGAAATTCTGCCAGGTCAACGTCGTCGCCAGTTCCGAATCGGCCAACTTTACCACCGTGCCGGCCCGCGACACCTGGAAATGCGACCCGGACGCCGCCTATTTCCACTGCACGCCGAATGAAACCATCGGCGGCGTCGAGATGCACCAGATCCCCGAAGTCGGCGTGCCGCTGGCGGCGGACATGTCTTCAACGCTGCTGTCGCGACCGATCGACGTGAGCAAATTCGGCCTGATCTACGCCGGCGCGCAGAAAAATATCGGCCCCGCCGGCTTGACCATCGTCATCCTCCGCGAGGATTTGATGGGCCAAACCGTGGCCGGCACCCCGACCATGCTCGACTACGCGACGATGGCCAAGGAAGGCTCGATGTACAACACCCCGCCGACCTACGCTTGGTATATCGCCGGTTTGGTGTTCCAGTGGCTGAAGGCCCAAGGCGGGCTGAAAGCGATGGGCGAGCGCAACCAAGCCAAGGCCGATTTGCTTTATAAAACCATCGACGAATCCGGCTTTTATCGGAATCCGGTCGATCCAGCCTACCGCTCCTGGATGAACGTGCCGTTCATTCTGCCCGACGAAGCGCTGGACAAACCATTTCTGGCCGAAGCTAAAAGCGCCGGGCTGGTGACGCTGGCCGGCCATCGCTCGGTCGGCGGAATGCGCGCCAGCATTTATAACGCCATGCCGTTGGAAGGGGTCAAGGCCCTGGTGGATTTCATGGCCGATTTCCAAAAACGGCGCGGCTGA